CATAGCGTGGCGCACAGCAAAAATGCGCTCAGGATTTGGTGTTCGTAGTTGGGCGCGAATTTGCTCACCACTGGGGAGTTTTTCTTTGATGTCGCATCCCCAACCAGCACGTCCTGTTTCTAGAGAACGCAAAGCTTTTTGGAAAGACTCATTAAATGTCCGTCCCATTGCCATTGCTTCCCCTACAGACTTCATTTGTGTGGTCAACACTGGTTCCGAACCGGGGAATTTTTCAAAGGCGAATCGGGGTATTTTGGTGACTACATAATCTATAGTCGGCTCAAAAGAAGCAGGAGTTTTTTTCGTAATGTCGTTTTTGATTTCGTCTAAGCTGTAGCCGACAGCTAACTTGGCTGCCATTTTGGCGATCGGGAAACCAGTTGCTTTACTTGCCAAAGCTGAAGAACGAGAAACACGGGGGTTCATTTCGATCACAACTACTTCCCCATCTACAGGATTGACAGCAAACTGAATATTAGAACCACCAGTTTCCACACCAATCTCACGGATAATTTTAATTGCCATGTCCCGTAGCCGTTGATATTCCTTGTCAGTAAGGGTTTGGGCAGGGGCGACGGTAATAGAGTCTCCGGTATGGATACCCATCGGATCTAAGTTTTCAATTGAGCAGATAATAACAACGTTATCTGCCAAGTCCCGCATGACTTCCAGTTCGTATTCTTTCCAACCCAATAGGGACTGATCAATCAGAATTTGCGATACAGGCGAAGCATCAATTCCTGTTTGGGCCATTTCCGCAAATTCTTCTTCATTGTAAGCAATACCACCACCAGTACCACCTAAGGTAAAGGCAGGACGAATAATTAAAGGATAAGTACCAATGCGCCGGGCAATTACTTTTGCTTCTTCTAGTGATGAAGCTGTGCCACTCGGACACACTTTCACACCAATTTTAGCCATCGCGTCGTTAAACAGTTGCCTGTCTTCCGCTTTTTCTATCGCTGGTAACTTTGCACCAATTAACTCAACGTTATACTGTTCTAGCACTCCACTTTTTGCCAAAGTCACAGCAATGTTGAGGGCGGTTTGTCCTCCCATTGTTGGTAATAAGGCGTCGGGGCGTTCTTTGGCGATCACTTTTTCGACTAATTCTGGTGTTAGCGGTTCAATATAGGTGCGATCGGCGGTTTCTGGGTCGGTCATAATCGTAGCAGGATTGGAGTTGACCAACACTACTTCATAACCTTCTTCTCGTAACGCTTTACAAGCCTGTGTTCCAGAGTAGTCAAACTCACAAGCTTGTCCAATTACTATTGGACCTGACCCTAATAGCAGAATCTTTTTAATGTCATCACGGCGTGGCATAGTTCTTGTTTTGGAGTAAGAGAATACAAATCCTGATTATTTTAAGGGTCTTTACCCACTACTAATGCTGTTTATTATCAACTTTTCTAGACAAAATCACAGTGACCAACTAAAGAAAAGCCACTCTTGTTGATTTTCCTGGTGTTACCAGTATTTTGTGTAATTGCTTGCTGTTGATAGAAGCACTCAGACGATTTTGGATTGACTCCACGGATAAATCTGCTTTCTTCTACCCTGGGAGGAATCATTCGTCAGCTAAAGTTATAGAAGTCTCACAATTATAAATACAGTTAAATTACACTTTCATTTTAGTTTTTAGTTTTTTAAACATGTTTTTACCATTTTTTATATCTAAAATTACATGTAGGAGAGATGTAGCATTTTTAATTTGCTTGCTGATAAATTTGATTTTTATCAATACAACCATAATTTTATTTTTAACTCTACATAAATTAAGTTTTCAAATTTTAGACTTTTTTCATTCAAGAATATTTTTTATAAAAAAATAATAATTTTCTAGAACAGTGACACTGTGTGTTGATATATACAAGAATAAAAAGGCAGAGAAATTAAAAATTGGATCTCTGCCTTTTTTATAATTTTTTACAACTAACACTTGCAAATTTTTTTGAAGTTTAACAAAAGGATTTGAAAGCGATTAGGTGTTAGTTTTGAACACGTTGAACGAAACCTAAAGTTAAACTATCCTTAGCAAGGAAATGAGCTAAATGGTAAGCTCTTTCTTCAGTTTTCAAAAGGATTTTTTCGTAGAGGTAACGTGTAGCGCGATCGCCTAAACTTTCTGCCTGAGAAGCTTGGCTACGGATCAATTTAATCATAGCTTGCTCTGCTTTGAGGTCATTTACTACCATGTCACGGCAAGAAAAGACACCATCTATTTCTTGTTCAAAGCAGCACAGTTCTGCCAATTTAGCAAAAGTAGCAACTGGTACTCCTCCCAGGCCATTTAAGCGTTCACCAATGTCATGGATGTGTTCTTGTATTTCTTGATAGCTATCGTTAAAAAATTCGTGCAGGGAGTAGAATTCTGCACCTTCAACTACGAAATGATGCTTTTGATACTGTAAAGCCAGACCTTGAAAACTAGCTAGAACAACGTTAAATCCTTCGCAAACTGGAGCGGTAACACTGCGATCCAGTAACACAGGATTGTCATAAACTTGACCAAAATTTTGTAATAAAGTTTGCGTTTCAGACATTGTTCTCCTCGCTTTTGAGCAGCTATAGTTTCTAACTGCTTAGGTTTTTACATATTAGCATTTTAAAAATGAAAACCAACTGGAGCAATATGATTAAATTCTGATTTTTTTACTAAACAAAACTTCTGTATATTTATTATTGAAAATACATATCATCAAATCGTTTGACATATATTAGCCATTAAGAGCAGTTAGCTACACAACTGAGCAGTAGGCGGTGTTGTCGTTTGTTAGCAATGAATAGAGTTTGTATAAAAGGTAAAAATTTTCATTAAGTAGAAAGAAAGAAGTGCCAATGGAAAACCTTATGCCTTCTCTCCAGATCAGAGAGCAGAATAATTTCATGCAATCAAATAAAAATATGTTCAAGTTGATTATTGGCTCTAAATTTTCATTTTTCTACGATTGTATGAAACCATCCTGCTTCAATTTAGACTATTCGAGTCACTTGCTGATTCAAGCGGGGCCTGCCAAACCGTTCCCAAGCATTACCACCCCGTAGAAACAGTTCCATCCAACGTAATGGTTCTTTTGACTTTGCTGATCGCCAACCTGAACTACCGGGAGCAAAAGCCAAAGTTCCTTCGGGAACTTTAAAACTACCATCAGAATAGATAGCATCACTAACCACATCTCCAATGCGGATCACAATCTTGCTTTCAGGCTCCAGATTCACTGTATGTGCTGCAATAGTAGTTTTGATATTGCCGTAACCATCAATCCAGGCAATACGATCGCTTGGTACATCTGGAATTTGCTCAGGCAGCAAGCTGTCTCCTAAAATACTAAAATCTTCACCCGCGATCACAGCTGCCGCAGGCGGAAAGACATCCCGTGAGCGAAATTGTGAACCACCGCGAGAAACATTGACCGTTCGCAAGACCTGACTATGATGTTTGATAAATGACAGCGTATAGCCTGCATTTACACCCACTACTTTGACACCATTAGATAACAAAGCATAGGTTAATCCCTCACCCTCATTGTCCCGACGGGCTTGTGGATCATCTTGACGAGGAGCGCAGTTGTGATAAATCAGGCGATCGCCAGGCCCAGGGTTCAGCCCTAATTGAGCTATCCAAAAACCTGTTGCCAAGGTACTGAAGGGAGGAACCGAAAGCAAATGAATCTGGGCTTGAGGAAAAGCCATCAGGAGACGTTGGCTGACTTCAGCAAATGCCGGATCTCCTGTACCGTAGTCTGCAATGACGCAGATAAACATTTTGCTCCTCCAGGTTAGGAATTATAATTGGCTATTCCATGTTTTGCTCACCAGTAGTCTAGATGCGATCGCAACTAGATGCAAGAATTCTATACAACATTATGTGTGAATCCTGGAAATTCGGGTAGGCTAAGAATGACTCTAGATCATCTAACCGTAATGTATAATCCCGAACAGCTTCACTACTCTCAGGGGACTCAGTATGGATGGCTCGCTCATAGATGAATTCATAGAGACCGTTCACCAACAATTAATTCCTAAGTTACAGATTGAGAGCATAGATCCCCATGACCCGGTAAAAGTCAGCTATCTTCCCCATCCTTGGCAAAGGCTCGGAGCAGGAAATTACGCTGCGGTCGTCTATCATCCTGATTACCCAAACTGGGTAGTCAAGATTTACGCACCCGGACGCCCAGGCTTTGAGGAAGAGGTAGAAGTCTACCGCCGTCTCGGTTCTCACCCTGCCTTCTCTGAGTCTCTGTATGCTGCCGAGGGCTTTTTAATTTTGAAGCGGCTACATGGAGTCACTCTCTACGACTGCATCCATCGTGGTCTACGTATCCCCAATCAGGTAATCAAAGACATTGACGAGGCCCTAGATTATGCACGTAAGAGGGGACTATATCCCCATGACGTCCACGGGCGTAATGTCATGATGCATCACGGTAGGGGATTAGTTGTAGATATTTCAGACTTCCTGCAAGAAGAAAAATGTTCAAAATGGAACAACCTAAAAAGAGCATACTATTGGTTATATCGCCCCATCCTCTCGCCATTGCGACTCAGGCTTCCATACTTTGTCCTAGATATTGTTCGTAAGAGTTACCGCTTCTTAGGTAAGTTAAAGAATTTTTGCGATCGCATCACCCATAAAATTTTAAATTTTAGATTTTGATGGTATTGGTTGATAGACGCGAGGAACATCGCGTCTGTACATCAGTAGTTAGTGGTTGGTTATTCTCCTCACACTCCACCCTTACCTTAAGCCGCTACGCGTCTACACACTCCTCACACTCCCCACACTCCCCACACTCCCCACTGCCCCTAATCCCCACCAGGGAACCCCGAGTTCCCCACCTCCCCACTTCCTACTTCATTCCCTTAAAACGTGCTTTCGCTTGCTTAAACGCATCTTGCATCACAGATTGAATTTTTTGGGGGTCAGGTTTTTTACCACCCAGCAAATCACCAAAGTATACACAGGCTCCTTCCCCTAATGCCCAAGTGTAGGCAGCAGCCCAAGAAGCAGCAATCACACTGCCGAACCCAGGTATAAACTTAACTAACTCCCGTGCTACCGCCCTTGCAAAAAAACCACCTGCGATCGCACTGACTACACCACCAGCTTGAGAAGGGGTGAGTGTCTGCCCATACAATTTACCTAACAGCCCGACCATTGATACTTGCAATGCAATTAACACAGGCATTGTCGCTAATGGTAGTGGTGTGGCTGCGAGCGTGGCAGCAATCACGGCAAATGCCAAAATATAACGGCGTCCTACATCTCGGTAGAGATTA
Above is a genomic segment from Fischerella sp. JS2 containing:
- a CDS encoding Dps family protein, translated to MSETQTLLQNFGQVYDNPVLLDRSVTAPVCEGFNVVLASFQGLALQYQKHHFVVEGAEFYSLHEFFNDSYQEIQEHIHDIGERLNGLGGVPVATFAKLAELCCFEQEIDGVFSCRDMVVNDLKAEQAMIKLIRSQASQAESLGDRATRYLYEKILLKTEERAYHLAHFLAKDSLTLGFVQRVQN
- a CDS encoding serine/threonine protein kinase, with amino-acid sequence MDGSLIDEFIETVHQQLIPKLQIESIDPHDPVKVSYLPHPWQRLGAGNYAAVVYHPDYPNWVVKIYAPGRPGFEEEVEVYRRLGSHPAFSESLYAAEGFLILKRLHGVTLYDCIHRGLRIPNQVIKDIDEALDYARKRGLYPHDVHGRNVMMHHGRGLVVDISDFLQEEKCSKWNNLKRAYYWLYRPILSPLRLRLPYFVLDIVRKSYRFLGKLKNFCDRITHKILNFRF